One part of the Lycium ferocissimum isolate CSIRO_LF1 chromosome 8, AGI_CSIRO_Lferr_CH_V1, whole genome shotgun sequence genome encodes these proteins:
- the LOC132066930 gene encoding monothiol glutaredoxin-S6-like: MDMVMKLGAESPVVIFSKSTCCISHSIETLIRGFGANPTVYELDKVSNGKQMEKALVELLGCKSSVPAVFIGEEFVGGSNEIMSLNVRGKLKQLLLKANAIWI, from the coding sequence ATGGATATGGTGATGAAGTTGGGAGCAGAAAGTCCAGTAGTAATTTTCAGCAAAAGCACTTGCTGCATTTCTCACAGCATCGAAACCCTAATTCGAGGTTTTGGAGCAAACCCTACAGTTTATGAGCTTGATAAAGTTTCAAATGGGAAGCAAATGGAGAAGGCATTAGTTGAATTACTAGGGTGTAAATCAAGTGTTCCAGCAGTGTTCATTGGGGAAGAGTTTGTTGGTGGTTCTAATGAGATTATGAGTCTTAATGTTAGAGGCAAGCTCAAACAATTACTTCTAAAGGCTAATGCTATTTGGATATAG
- the LOC132066931 gene encoding monothiol glutaredoxin-S6-like — protein sequence MDMVMKLGAESPVVIFSKSTCCISHSIETLIRGFGANPKVYELDKISNGKEMEKALIELLGCKSSVPAVFIGEEFIGGSNEIMSLNVRSKLKQLLLKANAIWI from the coding sequence ATGGATATGGTGATGAAGTTGGGAGCAGAAAGTCCAGTGGTGATTTTCAGCAAAAGCACTTGTTGCATCTCTCACAGCATTGAAACCCTAATTCGAGGTTTTGGAGCAAACCCTAAAGTATACGAGCTCGATAAAATTTCGAACGGAAAGGAAATGGAGAAGGCATTGATAGAGTTACTAGGGTGTAAATCAAGTGTGCCAGCAGTGTTCATTGGAGAAGAGTTTATTGGTGGTTCAAATGAGATTATGAGTCTTAATGTTAGAAGCAAGCTCAAACAATTGCTTTTAAAGGCTAATGCTATTTGGATatag